One Rhodovulum sp. P5 DNA window includes the following coding sequences:
- a CDS encoding TOBE domain-containing protein gives MGRAAATITRDSAETLNLQPGDAATALIKSSHVILALP, from the coding sequence TTGGGGAGAGCCGCCGCCACGATCACCCGCGACAGCGCGGAGACGCTGAACCTGCAACCGGGCGACGCGGCGACGGCGCTGATCAAGTCGAGCCACGTCATCCTCGCGCTGCCCTGA